From Hoeflea sp. 108:
GGGTGGAGCCGAATGCCGAAGGGCGCGTCTACGACTCGTCCTCCGGAAAGATGATCGGCGATCTCGCCTATCCAGGCACCGATCGGCTCAAGAAGCCGTTCGAAGTGCGCACCTTCTTCGATAACAACCAATGGCGCGCCTGGGCCTCGTCGATGGACTTCAATTTCGGCCGCAGGTTCCATGGCTCGATCATTGCCATGCAGGCAGGGGTGCCGAGCCTCATGGTGGCGGTGGACGACCGCATGCGCGAAATGCTGGGCTTCACCGGCTTGCCGTCCATCGACGCAACCGATGTCGACAAGGCCGAAAACCGGGCCGAGTTTGTCGCCGATCATCTGGCCGGTCTCAACGCGTCCGAACTGGTCGACCGCTACTCCGATCGCGAACGCAACTTCCGCACGGCGTTGCGCGAGATCGGCATCGGCCATTAGCCGCCCCAAAAGTCTCAGGCACTATTTCAGGGAACATCATGCGCATCCTGCTTACGGGCATCCCATCATATCTGCAGCGAACCGTGGCGAGCGTGTCCGGGGCGGAGGTTCGCCACAGGCCCTATTTCGACGACATCCGCACCAAGGCGGATCTGATCGAGCAGGTCAGGAAAATCGCCAACACCGGCAACTATCTGATCGGGGAGGGCGCGGCCTACAGCCTGAAGGCGCATGACGTGACTTATGTGCCGTTCTGGCACCTTGCCCGCAGCTGCGATTCGGCGGAGGCCTACGAGCGCCTGAACCAGGAGTTCGACATCTGCGTCTTCGCCTCTGCAAACTTGCTCCGGCCGGGCTACTCCGCAGATCTGGAAGCGGAAGTGTTCGAGAGGCTGAAGATGCCGGTCGTGGTCATGGGCATCGGCATTCAACGCAAGGAAGGCCTCAAGGAGAACCTGCCTGCCGGCACCCTCAAATTCCTCGATGTCCTCAAGCGCAAGGAGAGCTTCTTCCTGACGCGCGGCTATTTCACTGCCGAGTTCCTGAGGGAGCAGGGCATGAAGTTCGTGAAGCCGACAGGCTGCCCGTCGCTTTATTTCAACCCGGCGGGGATGCAGCGCTCGCTGGGCGCCCTCGCCAATCCCGATCTGGCGAACGCCCAGAAAATCGCCTTCGGCGGTTATCTCGGCAGCGTTGCCGATACGATCGTCGACGCGCATGCGCTGCTCAAGCCGACAAGCGTCGCAAGCTATGTCATCCAGGACGAGGTGATCGCCTATAATCTGTCCTTGTCCGGTGACGATCACGCGCCGGTCTATGACAAGGCCAGCGGCCGCATTACCGGGGCGACCTCCTACAAGCATTCCGAAAAGTGGCAGCGGGACCATGAGCTCGTGGTCTTCTTCGACACGAACCAGTGGCGAAGCTGGATCGCCACCCGAGATCTCTGCTTCGGCCGCCGATTCCATGGCTGCATCATCGGCATGCAGGCCGGGGTGCCGGCGCTCATGATCGCCGTCGACGACCGCATGCGGGAAATGCTGGAATTCGTCGGCTTCCCCTACATGGAAGCGGCGACGTGGAACCGCGAGGTCGACAAGAAGGCCTATCTCGCCAACTTCCTTTCCAAGATCGATACGCAGGCCGTGACCGACCGCTACTCGGCCTGCGAAGCCAATTTCCGAAGCGCACTTAGCCATGTGGGCCTGTAGTTTCAGTCCAAGGAGAAGGCCAATCAGGCTTCTGCTTGGCCTGCTGCTGGCTGTCTGGGGCGTCGCCGCAGCGCCGGTTGCCGATGCCGGCGAGACGCAAGGCGCCCGCATCGGGGTCAACCGAATGAATCTCGCCTGGCTGTCGAAAGACGGCCAGGAGAGGGTGCTTGCGGAGATGGCGGCAAACGGCATCACCCACGCCCGTCTTTCGCTGTCGCGACCGATCAACAAGAGCATCGAGGCCCTCGAGATTGCAAACGGCCTTGGAATGCGGGTTCTTCTCGAGATCCAGCTGACGAACAAGAGCTACTATCCAGAGACGGCTCGCCCCCGCAGCGGCTTCGGCCGCATCTGGGATGTCAACCGGCTCTCGGAACTCGACCTTGACCTGTACCGCACGGGATTGCGCGACGCCCTCAGCCGCATCGATGCCCTGGGCATTCGTCTGGAGGCGGTCGAGCCTGGAAACGAGATCAACTTCAGCGCCTACAATGGTGACCTCCTTGTCTATCATCGCCCTGGCGAACCGACCCCGCGCAGCATCGCCGACCTGGCGGGCCGGGCGGCCTTCGAACAGGGGCTCGACAAGTATCTGGAGGCGGTGAAGGTCACCCGCGAAGAGGTGCGGCGTACCGTTCACAGCAGCGACGCCGCCATCATCTCGGCGGGTCTGTCCGACCTGAGCGCCGGCTGGGCCGACAGGAGAGGCATGGAGCGGCTCGATCCGCACGAGGTCATTGCGCTGCTGCGCAAACGTGGCCTCGACAGCCTGGTCGATGCCTACGGCATCCACGTCTATCCGGGACAGAAGCCGGCGCCGGCCCTTTCGACACAGGTGAGGCGCATCCTCGACTTCTGCGGCACGGACAATGATGGCCGGCCCTGCTGGGTGACGGAATGGGGGATCGCGAATACGGCGCGCGACTGCCCCGT
This genomic window contains:
- a CDS encoding polysaccharide pyruvyl transferase family protein, encoding MRILLTGIPSYLQRTVASVSGAEVRHRPYFDDIRTKADLIEQVRKIANTGNYLIGEGAAYSLKAHDVTYVPFWHLARSCDSAEAYERLNQEFDICVFASANLLRPGYSADLEAEVFERLKMPVVVMGIGIQRKEGLKENLPAGTLKFLDVLKRKESFFLTRGYFTAEFLREQGMKFVKPTGCPSLYFNPAGMQRSLGALANPDLANAQKIAFGGYLGSVADTIVDAHALLKPTSVASYVIQDEVIAYNLSLSGDDHAPVYDKASGRITGATSYKHSEKWQRDHELVVFFDTNQWRSWIATRDLCFGRRFHGCIIGMQAGVPALMIAVDDRMREMLEFVGFPYMEAATWNREVDKKAYLANFLSKIDTQAVTDRYSACEANFRSALSHVGL